A region from the Prevotella melaninogenica genome encodes:
- a CDS encoding low molecular weight protein-tyrosine-phosphatase — protein sequence MKILFICLGNICRSPAAHAVMQHLVEERGRADRYMIDSAGIGNWHVGQLPDKRMREHGRQRGYRVDHYARQFNAHRDFELFDKIVVMDEDNYRNITSQAPNEEARKKVVRMADFFTQHPSATCVPDPYYGDAEDFNLALDLIEDGCEGIFNTI from the coding sequence ATGAAGATACTTTTTATTTGCTTAGGTAATATTTGTCGTTCTCCGGCTGCTCATGCTGTGATGCAACACCTTGTTGAAGAACGAGGACGTGCAGACCGATATATGATAGATTCAGCTGGAATTGGTAATTGGCATGTTGGACAGTTACCTGATAAACGTATGCGTGAACATGGTAGACAGCGTGGATATAGGGTTGATCATTATGCTCGCCAGTTTAATGCACATAGGGATTTTGAGTTATTTGATAAGATTGTCGTTATGGATGAGGATAATTATCGTAATATTACGTCTCAAGCACCTAATGAAGAAGCAAGGAAGAAGGTTGTGAGAATGGCTGATTTCTTTACACAACACCCATCGGCTACTTGTGTCCCTGATCCATATTATGGTGATGCAGAAGATTTTAATTTAGCTCTCGACTTAATAGAAGACGGCTGCGAAGGGATTTTCAATACAATCTGA
- a CDS encoding AMP-binding protein, with product MDSIKSFNACIEKTIKDNWDKDALTDYLGATLQYHDVARKIEKLHILFENSGLKKGDKVALCGRNSSSWAVAFFATLTYGAVAVPVQHEFKAEQIYNIVNHSESKLLFVGDVVATTIDGEQMPGLEGIIYLPDFSLILSRSESLIHARENLNALFGKKYPKFYRAEDVNFFKDEADDLALINYTSGTTGFSKGVMLSYRSVRSNLAWAMADIKPHIKPDSKVLCMLPMAHMYGMICEFICQFCFGSHLYFLTRLPSPSLIAQACSDIHPAIIMAVPMVVEKIIRKNVFPKVQSTSTRMLLKMPVVSKKVKERIRAIVMDTFGGNAYEVVTGGAALNKGIEDFLVSINFPITSVYGATECGPLVTFSDYKDFVPGSCGTPVLNMEVKIVSPDPANVPGEVITRGENVMLGYYKNEEATKEVLDKEGWYHTGDLGTMSADGHLFIRGRIKNMLLGSNGQNVYPEEIEDKLNSMSMVSECIIIQRGDKLTALVYPDFDEAKEMGFTQSDMQEIMEQNRIELNSMLPSFCHLSAIELHDEEFAKTPKKSIKRYLYQEK from the coding sequence ATGGATTCTATTAAAAGTTTCAACGCGTGTATAGAAAAGACTATTAAGGATAATTGGGATAAAGATGCTCTGACGGATTATCTTGGTGCTACACTTCAATACCATGATGTAGCACGCAAAATAGAGAAGCTACATATTCTCTTTGAGAATAGTGGTTTGAAGAAAGGTGATAAGGTCGCTCTTTGTGGCAGGAACTCTTCTTCATGGGCTGTTGCTTTCTTTGCAACACTCACTTATGGTGCCGTGGCAGTACCAGTACAGCACGAGTTCAAGGCAGAGCAGATTTACAATATTGTTAATCACTCAGAATCCAAACTCCTCTTTGTGGGCGATGTTGTTGCAACAACTATCGATGGCGAACAGATGCCAGGGCTGGAAGGTATTATCTATCTTCCAGACTTTTCGTTGATTCTTTCTCGTTCAGAATCATTGATACATGCACGTGAAAACTTGAATGCTCTCTTTGGAAAGAAGTATCCAAAGTTCTACCGTGCAGAGGATGTAAACTTTTTTAAGGATGAGGCAGACGACCTTGCATTGATTAATTATACCAGCGGAACGACTGGTTTCTCAAAGGGAGTCATGCTCAGTTATCGCTCTGTGCGTAGTAATCTTGCATGGGCAATGGCTGATATTAAGCCACATATCAAGCCAGATAGTAAGGTTCTTTGTATGCTGCCAATGGCACACATGTATGGTATGATTTGTGAGTTTATCTGCCAGTTTTGTTTTGGTAGTCATCTTTACTTCCTGACACGTCTGCCGAGCCCTTCTTTGATTGCTCAGGCTTGTAGTGACATTCATCCTGCCATTATTATGGCAGTGCCAATGGTTGTTGAAAAGATTATCCGTAAGAACGTTTTTCCAAAGGTACAGAGTACATCAACTCGTATGTTGCTAAAGATGCCTGTTGTAAGCAAGAAAGTAAAGGAAAGAATTAGGGCGATAGTTATGGACACATTTGGAGGGAATGCGTATGAGGTTGTTACGGGTGGAGCTGCTCTTAATAAGGGGATAGAAGACTTCTTGGTAAGTATTAATTTCCCGATAACAAGTGTTTACGGAGCTACTGAATGTGGACCACTGGTGACTTTCAGTGACTATAAGGATTTTGTTCCAGGTTCTTGTGGTACACCTGTTTTGAATATGGAAGTGAAGATTGTTAGTCCTGATCCTGCCAATGTACCAGGTGAGGTGATTACCAGAGGTGAGAACGTCATGCTTGGTTATTATAAGAATGAAGAGGCTACGAAAGAAGTTCTTGATAAGGAAGGATGGTATCATACAGGTGACCTTGGGACGATGAGTGCTGATGGACATTTGTTCATTCGTGGACGGATTAAGAATATGCTTTTAGGCTCTAACGGACAGAATGTATATCCTGAGGAGATAGAAGATAAGCTAAATTCTATGTCAATGGTTAGTGAGTGTATCATTATTCAGCGTGGTGATAAGCTGACTGCCTTGGTTTATCCTGATTTCGATGAGGCAAAGGAAATGGGGTTCACACAATCTGATATGCAAGAAATCATGGAGCAAAACCGTATTGAACTAAATAGTATGTTGCCATCTTTCTGCCATCTTTCTGCGATAGAGTTGCACGATGAAGAGTTTGCAAAGACTCCGAAGAAGAGTATTAAGCGTTATCTTTATCAAGAGAAGTAA
- the ruvC gene encoding crossover junction endodeoxyribonuclease RuvC has product MKTKSSQPEKILLGIDPGTNVMGYGVLRVCGNKAELVVMGVIDMRKECDVYLRLGRIFERVTGIIDEYLPDEVAIEAPFFGKNVQSMLKLGRAQGVAIAAAINHDVPIQEYAPLKIKMAITGNGSASKEQVAGMLQKLLHLRDDQMPHFMDATDAVAAAYCHFLQMDRPATDAKHYGSWKDFARKNTDRVR; this is encoded by the coding sequence ATGAAAACAAAAAGTTCACAACCTGAAAAGATACTACTCGGCATCGACCCTGGCACGAATGTCATGGGATATGGTGTATTACGTGTCTGCGGGAACAAAGCCGAACTTGTTGTAATGGGGGTCATTGACATGCGTAAGGAGTGTGATGTATATCTCCGATTAGGTAGAATATTTGAGCGGGTAACTGGTATTATTGATGAATATTTACCCGATGAAGTCGCCATCGAAGCACCTTTCTTCGGAAAGAATGTTCAGTCAATGTTAAAACTCGGACGTGCACAAGGTGTCGCCATTGCAGCAGCCATCAACCATGATGTCCCTATTCAAGAGTATGCGCCACTGAAAATTAAAATGGCAATCACAGGAAATGGCTCTGCCTCTAAAGAGCAAGTGGCAGGTATGCTACAAAAACTTCTTCATCTACGTGATGACCAAATGCCTCATTTTATGGATGCGACTGATGCCGTTGCAGCTGCTTATTGTCACTTCCTACAGATGGATCGTCCTGCAACGGATGCTAAGCATTATGGTTCTTGGAAAGACTTTGCACGTAAGAATACGGACAGAGTAAGATAA